Proteins co-encoded in one Kutzneria chonburiensis genomic window:
- a CDS encoding alpha/beta hydrolase family protein produces MKFLFEDESFSFETLRAAGFANYGGADLGEILVTARRIPEGDEVAWHREWKATAERVEALGRESLATGRKVSAREALLRASNYFRTAEFYRRDDPKNDPEVVELSARSRDTFITAAELFDFDFQQVEIPYEGTTLPGYLYSLGYAPRPTIIYNSGYDSTLEESYFAIAAAALARGYNVLASDGPGQGAALRKQGLVFRPDWEAVITPVIDFALTRREVDPDRIALFGYSLGGYLVARAAAFDQRPAAIVLDDGVFDFYAAMRNSMPPFLTEWIEQGRDDAAIPVLAMLRAFSTQVRWAMRNGVWAMGVDSDAALAREFRRYTLDGVADRITSATLVLDAENDQFFKGQPEKVAQALTKAPTTLVTLSEAEGAGEHCHMGAMSRAHQVIFDWLDSAVA; encoded by the coding sequence ATGAAGTTCCTGTTTGAGGACGAGTCGTTCTCCTTCGAGACACTGCGGGCCGCCGGCTTCGCCAACTACGGCGGTGCCGACCTGGGCGAGATCCTGGTGACGGCCCGGCGCATCCCGGAGGGCGACGAGGTCGCGTGGCACCGCGAGTGGAAGGCCACGGCCGAGCGGGTGGAGGCGCTCGGCCGCGAGTCGCTGGCCACCGGCCGCAAGGTCAGCGCCCGGGAGGCGTTGCTGCGGGCGTCCAACTACTTCCGCACCGCCGAGTTCTACCGCCGTGACGACCCGAAGAACGACCCCGAGGTGGTCGAGCTGTCAGCCCGCTCGCGCGACACCTTCATCACCGCCGCCGAGCTGTTCGACTTCGACTTCCAGCAGGTCGAAATCCCTTACGAGGGCACGACTCTGCCCGGCTACCTGTACTCGCTGGGCTACGCGCCGCGGCCGACGATCATCTACAACTCCGGCTACGACTCGACCCTGGAGGAGTCGTACTTCGCCATCGCCGCCGCGGCGCTGGCCCGTGGCTACAACGTGTTGGCGTCCGACGGCCCCGGCCAGGGTGCGGCGCTGCGCAAGCAGGGGCTGGTGTTCCGGCCCGATTGGGAGGCGGTGATCACGCCCGTGATCGACTTCGCGCTGACCCGCCGCGAAGTCGATCCTGACCGGATCGCGCTGTTCGGCTACAGCCTCGGCGGCTACCTCGTGGCCCGTGCCGCCGCCTTCGACCAGCGGCCGGCCGCGATCGTCCTCGACGACGGCGTCTTCGACTTCTACGCCGCCATGAGGAACTCGATGCCGCCGTTCCTGACCGAGTGGATCGAGCAGGGCCGCGACGACGCCGCGATCCCCGTGCTGGCCATGCTGCGGGCCTTCAGCACCCAGGTGCGGTGGGCCATGCGCAACGGCGTGTGGGCCATGGGCGTCGACTCCGATGCCGCGCTGGCCCGGGAGTTCCGCCGCTACACGCTGGACGGCGTCGCCGACCGGATCACGTCGGCGACGCTCGTCCTGGACGCCGAGAACGACCAGTTCTTCAAGGGGCAGCCGGAAAAAGTGGCGCAGGCGCTGACCAAGGCGCCGACCACGCTCGTGACCCTCAGCGAGGCCGAAGGCGCCGGCGAGCACTGCCACATGGGCGCGATGTCTCGCGCCCACCAGGTCATCTTCGACTGGCTGGACTCAGCAGTCGCGTAG
- a CDS encoding substrate-binding domain-containing protein, which produces MAARHHSRSPQHPLRPFLLPLLVGSLAVTGVVVATTVAQSHCRGADVPLRVAVTPAMLAPVQAIADAFNHDSPTAGGQCATVQVSAEPAAQVVQDLPVNPIDPPALWIPDSALWVPTAQQLESRVTGPTPRLAEHPSIASSPLVIAASPKQAAKLTSWQQLVAGNVMIADPLSNTEGIATLALAQSLSPASNGAPPPQLIAVLLKLRNATVTTTDAAFQALQQHPDTVFSATEQSVVANNASVAQNSTKVVAVYPTEGSVLFDYPVVRVTTSTEPTGTSTAATAFEAELHSARSMGILSAAGFRDPRAVASSSWGGKDGVRSQTPKLIPAPTADQVTTVLRAWSVVHLDGRTLAIIDTSGSMKEPMPGGQTRIEVARDGALAGLSLMPDSTSVGLWTFSLTTSELVPLEPLGSLDNGVPQRLALQRAGATLPSRVGGSTALYDTALAGFEALQNNFDATKVNAEVLITDGRNERAGGLDLNGLLAKLRTEYDPSRPVEIIGIGLGPDADMGVLNQIAAVTGGKAYQALDGAAFRAVLFDALGHRPCRSSTC; this is translated from the coding sequence ATGGCGGCCCGTCACCACTCTCGCAGCCCCCAGCACCCGCTGCGGCCGTTCCTGCTTCCCCTCCTGGTCGGTTCCCTAGCCGTGACCGGCGTGGTGGTGGCCACCACCGTCGCCCAGTCGCACTGTCGCGGCGCGGACGTGCCGCTGCGCGTCGCCGTCACGCCGGCGATGCTGGCCCCGGTGCAGGCCATCGCCGACGCGTTCAACCACGACAGCCCGACCGCCGGCGGCCAGTGCGCCACCGTGCAGGTCAGCGCCGAGCCGGCCGCGCAGGTCGTGCAGGACCTGCCGGTCAACCCGATCGACCCGCCGGCGCTGTGGATCCCCGACTCGGCGCTCTGGGTGCCGACCGCCCAGCAGCTGGAAAGCCGGGTCACCGGGCCGACGCCGCGGCTGGCCGAGCATCCCTCGATCGCGTCCTCGCCGCTGGTGATCGCCGCGTCCCCCAAGCAGGCGGCCAAGTTGACGTCCTGGCAGCAGCTGGTCGCCGGCAACGTCATGATCGCCGACCCGCTCAGCAACACCGAGGGCATCGCGACGCTGGCGCTGGCCCAGAGCCTGTCCCCCGCGTCCAACGGTGCGCCGCCGCCGCAGCTGATCGCCGTGCTGCTCAAGCTGCGCAACGCCACCGTGACCACCACCGACGCGGCTTTCCAAGCGCTGCAACAACATCCCGACACGGTGTTCTCGGCAACCGAGCAGTCCGTCGTGGCCAACAACGCCTCGGTCGCCCAGAACAGCACCAAGGTCGTCGCCGTCTACCCGACCGAGGGCAGCGTCCTGTTCGATTATCCCGTCGTCCGCGTCACCACCTCCACCGAGCCGACCGGCACCAGCACCGCCGCGACCGCGTTCGAGGCCGAGCTGCACTCGGCCCGTTCCATGGGCATCCTCAGCGCCGCCGGCTTCCGCGACCCGCGGGCCGTGGCGTCGTCGTCCTGGGGCGGCAAGGACGGCGTCCGCTCCCAGACGCCGAAACTCATCCCGGCCCCGACCGCCGACCAGGTCACCACCGTGCTGCGGGCCTGGAGCGTCGTACACCTCGACGGCCGCACGCTGGCCATCATCGACACCTCCGGCTCCATGAAGGAACCGATGCCCGGCGGCCAGACCCGGATCGAGGTCGCCCGCGACGGGGCGCTGGCCGGGCTGTCCCTGATGCCGGACAGCACGTCCGTCGGCCTGTGGACGTTCTCGCTCACCACCTCCGAACTCGTGCCACTGGAGCCGCTCGGCAGCCTGGACAACGGCGTGCCGCAGCGGCTTGCGCTGCAACGGGCCGGCGCCACGCTGCCCTCCCGGGTCGGCGGCAGCACCGCGCTCTACGACACCGCCCTGGCCGGCTTCGAAGCTCTGCAGAACAACTTCGACGCCACCAAGGTCAACGCCGAGGTGCTGATCACCGACGGCCGCAACGAGCGCGCCGGCGGACTCGACCTCAACGGCCTGCTGGCCAAGCTCCGGACCGAATACGACCCCAGCCGGCCGGTCGAGATCATCGGCATCGGACTCGGGCCCGACGCCGACATGGGCGTGCTCAACCAGATCGCGGCCGTCACCGGCGGCAAGGCCTATCAGGCCCTGGACGGCGCGGCGTTCCGGGCCGTGCTGTTCGACGCGCTGGGCCATCGCCCGTGCCGGTCAAGCACCTGCTGA
- a CDS encoding ATP-binding protein: MKIAFVGKGGSGKTTLSALFTRRLVAAGAPVLAIDADINQHLAAALGASDEQALTLPTLSAHLPLIKDWLRGSNPRIAAASQMIKTTPPGSGSRLLKVVEDNPIYAACVREVDGARLALTGPFTDDDLGVACYHSKVGAAELLLNHLADEAGEYVVVDMTAGADSFASGLFTRFDLTALVCEPTLRSVGVYRQYLGYAKDFGIRVAVIGNKVCDQDDLDFLRDQVGDDLLCWLGRSDHVRSAERGQVRPVDELEPDNLAALDTIRVALDGAQRDWVAYQRLAVEFHLRNARAWAGEDLAAQVDPDFVH; this comes from the coding sequence ATGAAGATCGCCTTCGTCGGCAAGGGCGGCAGCGGCAAGACGACGCTGTCCGCGCTGTTCACCCGCCGGCTCGTTGCCGCCGGCGCGCCCGTGCTCGCCATCGACGCCGACATCAACCAGCACCTGGCCGCCGCGCTGGGCGCCAGCGACGAGCAGGCGCTGACGCTGCCCACGCTCAGCGCCCACCTGCCGCTGATCAAGGATTGGCTGCGCGGCAGCAATCCCCGCATCGCCGCGGCGTCGCAGATGATCAAGACGACCCCGCCCGGCAGCGGCTCACGGCTGCTGAAAGTGGTGGAGGACAACCCGATCTACGCCGCCTGCGTACGGGAGGTCGACGGCGCGCGACTGGCGCTGACCGGGCCTTTCACCGACGACGACCTCGGCGTCGCCTGCTACCACTCCAAGGTCGGGGCGGCCGAGCTGCTGCTCAACCACCTGGCCGACGAGGCCGGGGAGTACGTCGTGGTCGACATGACCGCCGGCGCCGACTCCTTCGCTTCCGGGCTGTTCACCCGGTTCGACCTCACCGCGCTGGTGTGCGAGCCGACGCTGCGCAGCGTCGGCGTCTACCGGCAGTACCTGGGCTACGCCAAGGACTTCGGCATTCGGGTCGCGGTGATCGGCAACAAGGTCTGCGACCAGGACGACCTGGATTTCCTGCGTGATCAGGTCGGCGACGACCTGTTGTGCTGGCTGGGGCGCTCGGACCACGTCCGGTCGGCCGAACGCGGTCAGGTGCGGCCGGTCGACGAGCTGGAGCCGGACAACCTCGCCGCGCTCGACACGATCCGTGTCGCGTTGGACGGCGCCCAACGCGATTGGGTGGCGTACCAGCGGCTGGCGGTGGAGTTCCACCTGCGCAACGCCCGGGCCTGGGCCGGGGAAGACCTTGCCGCGCAGGTGGACCCGGACTTCGTGCACTAG
- a CDS encoding GNAT family N-acetyltransferase codes for MTDTEVLRKDNRYELRIDGKLAGLAAFLDRDGQRVFHHTEVNNAYRGQGLSTVLIEQALADTKEAGLRIVAVCPAVAAYLGKHDGFADVTDPVTDEIMDWLEAKFDKKR; via the coding sequence GTGACCGACACCGAGGTGCTGCGCAAGGACAACCGCTACGAGCTGCGGATCGACGGCAAGCTGGCCGGCCTGGCGGCCTTCCTGGACCGCGACGGCCAGCGGGTTTTCCATCACACGGAGGTCAACAACGCCTATCGGGGCCAGGGACTGTCCACTGTGCTCATCGAGCAGGCCCTGGCCGACACCAAGGAGGCGGGCCTGCGGATCGTGGCGGTGTGCCCGGCGGTGGCGGCATATCTGGGCAAGCACGACGGGTTCGCCGACGTGACCGACCCGGTGACCGACGAGATCATGGATTGGCTCGAGGCGAAGTTCGACAAGAAGCGATAG
- a CDS encoding response regulator transcription factor, translating into MRVLVVEDERRLAESLQWGLEAEGYAVDLAYDGLEGLHLAQEHPYQVIVLDIMLPKLNGYKVCEALRARGVATPILMLTAKNGEYDEAEALDTGADDFLSKPFSYVVLTARLRALTRRGRAGGGAGTLLEFGDIVLDPAKHEVRRAGQPVALSSKQFAVLECLLRHNGQVVTKQDILDQAWDVAYDGDPNIVEVYVSMLRRKLDTPFGRRTIATVRGIGYRLVDDE; encoded by the coding sequence ATGCGAGTGCTCGTCGTGGAGGATGAGAGGCGGCTGGCCGAGTCGCTCCAGTGGGGACTGGAGGCGGAGGGCTACGCCGTCGACCTCGCCTACGACGGGCTGGAGGGACTGCACCTCGCGCAGGAGCACCCCTATCAGGTGATCGTGCTGGACATCATGTTGCCCAAGCTGAACGGATACAAGGTGTGCGAGGCGCTGCGGGCCCGCGGCGTCGCCACGCCGATCCTCATGCTCACGGCCAAGAACGGCGAGTACGACGAGGCCGAGGCGCTGGACACCGGGGCCGACGACTTCCTCAGCAAGCCGTTCTCCTACGTCGTGCTCACGGCTCGGCTGCGCGCACTGACCCGGCGCGGACGGGCCGGCGGCGGCGCGGGAACGCTGCTGGAGTTCGGGGACATCGTGCTGGATCCGGCCAAGCACGAGGTGCGCCGGGCCGGGCAGCCGGTGGCGTTGTCGTCCAAGCAGTTCGCGGTGCTGGAATGCCTGCTGCGGCACAACGGGCAGGTGGTGACCAAACAGGACATCCTCGACCAGGCGTGGGACGTGGCCTACGACGGCGACCCGAACATCGTGGAGGTGTACGTGAGCATGTTGCGCCGCAAACTCGACACCCCGTTCGGGCGGCGCACCATCGCGACCGTGCGGGGCATCGGCTACCGGTTGGTGGACGATGAGTAG
- a CDS encoding ABC transporter ATP-binding protein: MRAPRESTVDSPTAAEVVDVVKVYGRGDNAVRALDHVSVNFLARRFTAVMGPSGSGKSTLMHCLAGLDTVDSGRVRIGRHEVTGLSDAALTRLRRDHIGFVFQSFNLLPTLTAEDNIRLGLRLSGRAVDRRWFDTVVNALGLRPRLGHKPGELSGGQQQRVACARALVGRPDVVFADEPTGNLDSRSGAEVLGFLRASVHELGQTVVMVTHDPVAASYADHGVLLADGRIAAHLQQPTADTVLSALASLGA; encoded by the coding sequence ATGCGAGCGCCTCGGGAGAGCACAGTGGACAGTCCGACAGCGGCCGAAGTGGTCGACGTGGTGAAGGTGTACGGCCGCGGGGACAATGCGGTGCGGGCGCTCGACCACGTGTCCGTGAACTTCTTGGCCCGCCGGTTCACCGCCGTCATGGGGCCGTCCGGCTCCGGCAAGTCCACCCTGATGCACTGCCTGGCCGGACTGGACACCGTCGACTCGGGGCGGGTGCGGATCGGCCGGCACGAGGTGACCGGCCTGTCCGACGCGGCGCTCACCCGGCTGCGGCGCGACCACATCGGCTTCGTGTTCCAGTCGTTCAACCTGCTGCCGACGCTGACCGCCGAGGACAACATCCGGCTCGGCCTGCGGCTTTCCGGCCGGGCGGTGGACCGGCGGTGGTTCGACACCGTGGTGAACGCGCTGGGTCTACGACCACGGCTGGGGCACAAGCCCGGCGAGCTGTCCGGTGGCCAGCAGCAGCGCGTGGCCTGCGCGCGGGCGCTGGTCGGGCGGCCGGACGTGGTGTTCGCCGACGAGCCGACCGGCAACCTCGACTCGCGATCCGGCGCGGAGGTCCTGGGTTTCCTGCGGGCGTCCGTGCACGAGCTGGGGCAGACCGTGGTGATGGTGACGCACGATCCGGTTGCCGCCTCCTATGCCGACCATGGCGTGCTGCTGGCCGACGGGCGCATCGCCGCGCATCTCCAGCAGCCGACCGCCGACACCGTGCTGTCCGCGCTCGCGAGTCTGGGGGCGTGA
- a CDS encoding TetR/AcrR family transcriptional regulator — protein MSTATSHLRSDAAENRGRILAVARDLFAERGLDVQMATIARRAGVGVATLYRRFPTKESLVNEVFADQFAACVATMDAAVADSDPWRGLTGVIEQIAEMQAADRGFSAVFLASFPTTVEFQREHARALRGIELLIERAKQAGQLRPDFVPADLTLVLMANNGIVADTPEAALATSKRLVAYLLDSFRAEHARPLPPPATVALADVLPIASCRTSPRANP, from the coding sequence ATGAGCACCGCGACGTCTCACCTACGCTCGGACGCCGCCGAGAACCGCGGCCGCATCCTCGCCGTCGCCCGTGACCTGTTCGCCGAGCGCGGCCTCGACGTGCAGATGGCCACCATCGCCCGCCGGGCCGGTGTCGGCGTGGCCACCCTCTACCGCCGCTTCCCGACCAAGGAATCGCTGGTCAACGAGGTCTTCGCGGACCAGTTCGCGGCCTGCGTGGCCACCATGGACGCGGCCGTGGCCGATTCCGACCCGTGGCGCGGCCTGACCGGCGTGATCGAGCAGATCGCCGAGATGCAGGCCGCTGACCGGGGCTTCAGCGCCGTGTTCCTGGCGTCCTTCCCCACCACCGTCGAATTCCAGCGTGAGCACGCCCGCGCCCTGCGCGGCATCGAGCTGCTGATCGAGCGGGCCAAGCAGGCCGGGCAGCTGCGCCCCGACTTCGTGCCGGCCGACCTGACCCTGGTGTTGATGGCCAACAACGGCATCGTCGCCGACACCCCGGAGGCGGCGCTGGCGACGTCCAAGCGCCTGGTCGCCTACCTGCTCGACTCGTTCCGCGCCGAGCACGCCCGGCCGCTGCCGCCACCGGCCACCGTCGCGCTGGCCGACGTGCTGCCTATCGCTTCTTGTCGAACTTCGCCTCGAGCCAATCCATGA
- a CDS encoding SCO5389 family protein: MSLDVSDALLARATSGDVTDDEFVACVRDSLPYAWQVISGVAADLSGDFAEHATPPPSEAERGQLLRALASDAIRGGLERHFGVTLAFQNCHRVAAFRPSAVDSDRYRTFVSPRGQLLNQSPELRDC, from the coding sequence ATGTCCCTGGACGTGTCCGACGCGCTGCTCGCCCGCGCCACCAGCGGCGACGTCACCGACGACGAGTTCGTCGCCTGCGTGCGCGACTCGCTGCCCTACGCCTGGCAGGTGATCAGCGGCGTCGCCGCCGACCTGAGCGGCGACTTCGCGGAGCACGCCACGCCCCCGCCGAGCGAGGCCGAACGCGGGCAACTGCTGCGCGCGTTGGCCTCGGATGCCATCCGCGGCGGGCTGGAACGCCACTTCGGCGTGACGCTGGCGTTCCAGAACTGCCACCGGGTCGCGGCCTTCCGACCGTCCGCAGTGGACAGTGACCGGTACCGCACCTTCGTGTCGCCGCGCGGCCAACTGTTGAACCAGAGCCCCGAACTACGCGACTGCTGA
- the ligD gene encoding non-homologous end-joining DNA ligase, giving the protein MASPVELDVDGLPVRLSSPDRVYFAARGETKLDLANYYLAVGPGIVRALRERPCMMHRFPTGTSGEKVHQKRVPAGAPPWLETVRVHFPRYKRYADELCVTKLADVIWSVQMSTVEFHPWNSRRADTERPDEWRIDLDPMPECGFDTVRLVAGVVQELLAELGITGYPKTSGGRGLHVYVRIRPDWEFGLVRRAALAFAREVERRAPDVVTTTWWRKDRDPRTLFVDYNQNARDHTIASAYSVRGNAEATVSTPIRWDELADVDPRDFTIATVPARFAELGDLHEGIDDVAHSLETLLEWAERDGVEEPDESAGA; this is encoded by the coding sequence ATGGCGAGCCCGGTCGAGCTGGACGTCGACGGTCTCCCGGTGCGGCTGTCCAGCCCGGACCGGGTCTACTTCGCCGCCCGCGGCGAGACCAAGCTGGACCTGGCCAACTACTACCTGGCCGTCGGCCCGGGCATCGTGCGCGCGCTGCGGGAGCGGCCATGCATGATGCACCGGTTCCCGACCGGGACCAGCGGCGAGAAGGTGCACCAGAAGCGGGTGCCGGCCGGTGCGCCGCCATGGCTGGAGACCGTGCGGGTGCACTTCCCGCGATACAAGCGCTATGCCGACGAGCTGTGCGTGACCAAGCTGGCCGACGTCATCTGGTCGGTGCAGATGTCGACGGTGGAGTTCCACCCGTGGAACTCGCGGCGGGCCGACACCGAGCGGCCCGACGAGTGGCGTATCGACCTGGACCCGATGCCGGAGTGCGGGTTCGACACGGTGCGGCTGGTGGCCGGCGTGGTGCAGGAGCTGCTGGCCGAGCTGGGCATCACCGGCTACCCGAAGACCTCCGGCGGCCGCGGCCTGCATGTCTACGTGCGGATCCGGCCGGACTGGGAGTTCGGCCTGGTGCGCCGGGCCGCGCTGGCCTTCGCCCGGGAGGTCGAGCGGCGGGCGCCGGACGTGGTGACCACGACGTGGTGGCGCAAGGACCGGGATCCGCGGACCTTGTTCGTCGACTACAACCAGAACGCCCGCGACCACACCATCGCCAGCGCGTACTCGGTGCGGGGCAACGCCGAGGCCACGGTGTCGACGCCGATCCGCTGGGACGAACTGGCCGACGTCGATCCGCGGGACTTCACCATCGCCACCGTGCCGGCCCGGTTCGCCGAGCTCGGGGACCTCCACGAGGGCATCGACGACGTGGCGCACTCGCTGGAGACGCTGCTGGAATGGGCCGAGCGCGACGGCGTGGAGGAGCCGGACGAGTCAGCAGGTGCTTGA
- a CDS encoding TetR/AcrR family transcriptional regulator gives MTAGKALRDDVTDAIGTAFFEELAETGYGRLSVDAVAKRAGVGKAAIYRRWPSKQRMAVELTSSVAVAAIDVPDTGSLWGDVRAYLANGRAALEHPLAQAIIPDLLAEARRNEELAEALLGSVRDPRRAKAGDVVTRAIERGELPADTDVELCLDFLAGPLYWRLTAINSEPAADYLDRLTDKIVAAFGA, from the coding sequence ATGACCGCAGGCAAGGCACTGCGCGACGACGTCACGGACGCGATCGGCACCGCCTTCTTCGAGGAGCTGGCCGAGACCGGATACGGTCGGTTGTCGGTGGACGCCGTGGCCAAGCGGGCCGGCGTCGGCAAGGCGGCGATCTACCGGCGCTGGCCGTCCAAGCAACGCATGGCCGTCGAGCTGACGTCCTCGGTCGCGGTGGCGGCGATCGACGTCCCCGACACCGGCAGCCTGTGGGGCGACGTACGGGCCTACCTGGCCAACGGCCGGGCGGCGTTGGAGCATCCGCTGGCCCAGGCGATCATCCCCGACCTGCTGGCCGAGGCCCGCCGCAACGAGGAGCTGGCCGAGGCGTTGCTCGGCAGCGTGCGCGATCCCCGGCGCGCCAAGGCCGGCGACGTCGTCACGCGGGCCATCGAACGCGGCGAGCTGCCGGCCGACACCGATGTCGAGCTGTGCCTGGACTTCCTCGCCGGCCCGCTCTACTGGCGACTGACCGCGATCAACTCCGAGCCGGCCGCCGACTACCTGGACCGGCTCACCGACAAAATCGTGGCGGCCTTCGGCGCCTGA
- a CDS encoding sensor histidine kinase, with translation MSRWWPASIRTSMALATFLVCGVLFTLGWIGIRAFVDARLSIQATSQAGGQLTRLVDALTHDRPPALDGDPMYVVVDGSGRAVTVSDAITRLNPQWTVPSPAPANVPSTWSTEVDVTLRSAAHPQWREFRTYTAVGAIAGPFTAYVFVLPWDTQNTLRLFDDTMAFFVPLATVIAVAVSWFALRRALRSVEAIRQELSEVSGSRLDRRVPVPPSRDEISRLARTTNETLDRLQRSYEQQERLVGDASHELRSPLASLRTGLEVALVHPGRADWPAVAERSLQDVDRLQRITTDLLHLAVQDRPLSTEVIDLAELAIEQVEEENMLGLRHVHAVLDGLPALVRGDRLQLERLLRNLIENAMRHCVRHVRVTVRAGKDRPVVVEVLDDGPGIPVADRERVFERFVRLDDARARDAGGSGLGLTLARDIAVRHGGTLTVEDSGAGARFVLRLPGVPDEGGLP, from the coding sequence ATGAGTAGGTGGTGGCCGGCTTCGATCCGGACCAGCATGGCGCTGGCCACCTTCCTGGTGTGCGGCGTGCTGTTCACGCTTGGCTGGATCGGCATCCGGGCGTTCGTCGACGCCCGGCTGTCCATTCAGGCCACGAGCCAGGCCGGCGGCCAGCTGACCCGGCTGGTGGACGCCCTCACCCACGACCGGCCGCCGGCGTTGGACGGCGACCCGATGTACGTGGTGGTGGACGGTTCCGGCCGGGCCGTGACGGTCAGCGACGCCATCACCCGCTTGAATCCACAGTGGACGGTTCCATCGCCTGCGCCGGCGAACGTGCCGTCGACCTGGAGCACCGAGGTCGATGTGACGCTGCGGTCGGCCGCGCATCCGCAGTGGCGAGAGTTCCGCACGTACACCGCGGTGGGGGCGATCGCGGGGCCGTTCACCGCGTACGTGTTCGTGCTGCCGTGGGACACGCAGAACACCCTGCGCCTGTTCGACGACACGATGGCTTTCTTCGTACCGCTGGCCACGGTGATCGCCGTCGCGGTGTCGTGGTTCGCGCTGCGACGGGCGCTGCGGTCGGTGGAGGCCATCCGGCAGGAGCTGTCCGAGGTCAGCGGCAGCCGGCTGGACCGACGGGTTCCGGTGCCGCCGTCACGCGACGAGATCTCCAGACTGGCCAGGACCACCAACGAGACGCTCGACCGGCTCCAACGGTCGTACGAGCAGCAGGAGCGCCTGGTCGGCGACGCCAGCCACGAACTGCGCAGCCCGCTGGCCAGCCTGCGCACCGGGCTGGAGGTCGCCCTGGTCCATCCCGGTCGGGCCGACTGGCCGGCGGTCGCGGAGCGGTCGCTGCAGGATGTGGACCGGCTACAGCGGATCACCACCGACCTGCTGCACCTGGCCGTCCAGGACCGGCCGTTGTCCACCGAGGTGATCGATCTCGCCGAGCTGGCGATCGAGCAGGTCGAGGAGGAGAACATGCTCGGTCTGCGCCACGTGCATGCCGTGCTGGACGGCCTCCCGGCGCTGGTCCGCGGCGACCGCCTCCAGCTGGAGCGGCTGCTGCGCAACCTGATCGAGAACGCCATGCGCCATTGCGTCCGGCACGTCAGGGTGACGGTACGCGCCGGCAAGGACAGGCCCGTAGTGGTGGAAGTGCTCGACGACGGTCCCGGCATCCCGGTCGCCGACCGCGAGCGGGTGTTCGAGCGGTTCGTGCGGCTGGACGACGCCCGGGCCCGGGACGCCGGCGGTTCCGGACTTGGCCTGACGCTGGCCCGGGACATCGCGGTCCGACACGGCGGCACGCTCACCGTTGAGGACAGCGGTGCCGGCGCCCGATTCGTGCTGCGCTTGCCGGGTGTGCCCGACGAAGGCGGGTTACCGTGA